The Mucilaginibacter rubeus genomic interval TTATCATTTGTAACCGCAGCTGTTACATAAATTTAAATTGATACTTTTTTTTCTAAAGTATGTGTGTTAGCGTTTTCAGAAGCACACTATATATACAACGGCCTCAATCTCATACGGCCTAACCAATAATGACAACCGAAGAATACATCAAACTGTACGAAAAGTTTAATGCCGGCCAATGTACCCCTGAGGAGGAAAAACGCCTTATGGAATTTGAGGATGACTTCAGGTTTCATGAAACTGAAAGCAGCTTACCTCTTAATACTAAAAACAGGCAGAAACGTTCGGCAATATATGCGCGCATCCGTGCAACATTAAATCCTAAAGCTCAAAACAGAAACTATCGCAGGATGTGGGGTTGGGCGGCTGCAGCTGCGGTTGTCCTGCTGGTTTCAGCCATCTTCATTTTCCAGACCAAACAGCCGCAAAATAATATTGCGGCCAGCAGGCCACTTGTTAAGCCAATAAAGCCCGGCAGAAATACTGCTATCCTCACGCTGGCCAACGGATCAAACATAACGCTGGACGATGCAAAAAATGGTGTATTAGCCAAATCGGGTAAAACATCGGTTAAAAAGCTGGCCAACGGACTCATAGCTTACAGCAATGAAGGTTCGGCACAACCCGCAGGCGAACCGGCGAAAAATGTGGTAACGGTACCAAGAGGCGGAAAATATTCTATACAGCTACCCGATGGTACGATGGTTTGGCTTAATTCATCATCGTCTTTATCATATCCCGTGGCATTTACTGGGGCCGACAGAAGCGTAACCCTAACCGGGGAAGCCTATTTTGAGGTAACTAAAAATAAACATCTTCCTTTTATTGTGCATGCCAATGGTGCTGACGTGAAAGTGCTGGGTACTCATTTTAATGTTACAGCGTACGAAGATGAAAAAGACATCAAAGCAACTTTGCTTGAAGGTTCGGTAAGCCTATCTAATAATAAAACATCCACATTGTTGATACCGGGCCAGCAGGGTATTGCCGGGCCCGATCAACAGATTACCACTAAAACAGTAAATGTAAACCAGGTTATTGCCTGGAAAACCGGCTACTTTATTTTCAGGGACGATGATATCCAGAGCATCATGAGAAAGATCTCACGTTGGTACGATGTTGAGGTTGAATACCAGGGCAATGTTACGCGCAAAACCTTTGGCGGCATATACTCCATGAATAAAGATATCAATGAATTATTGAAGGGACTTGAATTAACTGGATTAATACACTTTAAAATTGAAGAAAGGAGGATAATCGTAATGAATTA includes:
- a CDS encoding FecR family protein, with amino-acid sequence MTTEEYIKLYEKFNAGQCTPEEEKRLMEFEDDFRFHETESSLPLNTKNRQKRSAIYARIRATLNPKAQNRNYRRMWGWAAAAAVVLLVSAIFIFQTKQPQNNIAASRPLVKPIKPGRNTAILTLANGSNITLDDAKNGVLAKSGKTSVKKLANGLIAYSNEGSAQPAGEPAKNVVTVPRGGKYSIQLPDGTMVWLNSSSSLSYPVAFTGADRSVTLTGEAYFEVTKNKHLPFIVHANGADVKVLGTHFNVTAYEDEKDIKATLLEGSVSLSNNKTSTLLIPGQQGIAGPDQQITTKTVNVNQVIAWKTGYFIFRDDDIQSIMRKISRWYDVEVEYQGNVTRKTFGGIYSMNKDINELLKGLELTGLIHFKIEERRIIVMN